The following DNA comes from Cucumis sativus cultivar 9930 chromosome 7, Cucumber_9930_V3, whole genome shotgun sequence.
AGTAGGTCGTACATacattcttcttccttcaacaaacaaatttagtGTATTGATAATTGAAAGCAGAATGAGTTActagataaaaagaaaagaagccTAAAGTACTTATTTAAGAAGTCAAATGAAAGTAACGGAGGAAGAGGTCAAATGAAACGCGGTGGACAAAGTGGAAAATACAAGCAACATGGCTGTCTcacaacaaaaacaacccAACCTTGACCCTATTTTCTGCATTTGACCCCGTAAACAAACTAACCCCTTCACACTCCTCTATACCAATTCCACCACATAAACATCCACatctttacttctttttcttttttgaaaaaaaaaggtttcaaAATGAATACTTTCATTAAAGATTTGTATCAAATTAACACATAATCTGCCAAATACTTAAtcatattcttcaaaattgggaaaacaaaaaagtataGTCTTAGTTTTGTATTACTTTGTATCCATGCATGAAAACTATGAATAATAATGTGACGACAAGTCAGCTTACATCATCATCTGGCCCGCATCTTGTTCCACGTGTCACATTTTCGAGGAATTTTGCCCTTTTTTTTATGACGAGGTCAATTTCTAAacattcatttcattttctttctctctttttgctATTTATTTTTGTGGTGTCGGCTCCTAAGTTCGATTGCTTATTCAACTTCATACCTTTCTTttacctttaatttttatatctccatttaatttaacaaatttaattaatctaacCCCAACCTTTTACTTGGTCGCTTAATTAAGTAATTCACTATATAAGTACtatatcaaactatatatttaacaacttttctttaataattaaattaatcactaAGTTTACTAGGGTTGGTTTTTAGCATCTACCGCCAAtctacaaattttgtttaatgttttagttaagtttaaattagaaatttatcTATGGaagcttttaattttatgtcatttttttaacttatatgattttttagaaaatttaaaatttaattgatgattaataaaaattataaatttaagtttaccatttttttaaagttctaTGAACCacatgaatataaaatataaaatttaattaccaAACTTGTATTTCAGTCTCTTGACTCGAAAGAAgttaagtttatatatatagagataaaCCTTGTAATTTAATCCTAAAATTAACGTCTTGTTCAATGTGTTTTAATTCACTACATTATAACTAAATGATAGTTCACatgattatttttctaatatttactGTACATTTAAATGGGTGTTGTGCATGTCATAGTCAAGTAATagtagagaaagaaaagaaaataatttaaagaaattgtattaattaagaAGGATTCAAAGCTGAACCTATTGAGAAAAGTTTGGAGTACTATTCAACAGTAATTAAATTCGCCCCAAGCAAACTTTAATAAtcaagaggaaaaaaaaccctaaattgtCAAAAAATACTAACAAAGAAAgcataagaaaaacaaaattgaaacttcTGAATTAAAAATAGGATGTCATCtttttatgaatatattatCAAAGTGTTTAGTTCATCAGTTTTACAAGTTCAATAGTGCCTTCATTTTTCGTCTTTCTCTCTGttgcacatatatatattaaaaacacTAACAGATTTAATATTGATGAAAGAGATGTTCAAACTCTTCTCATTTTTATGCTCTTTATATAATGtacacaaacaaacaaaaatggtatcaacaaacttaattgtatttttagaTCAAGGTTAAGGTCTCACCttttacatttataattaCCTACCCTGgattctttaattttagacGTTATAATTGTgaattgttgaagaaaatatgatagGAGGTATTAAATGGGCAGTTAGGTAGaggacaaaaataaataaaataaaaagaaagagaattagAAAGgctatatatacacacagacacatacatatacatatgtatatagtAAAGAATTTTGATGATGAAAACACAAATGaaagtatttaattaaagagattTTTAAGAGCGAGAAATTTAATGTTGGAATAAGGTCGCGTGATTGAAGGGTGTGTTCCATTTGTCAAAtcacaaaactcaaaaaattgcCTTATCCTCGTGAATAGTGTAAAGTCTTCTtaatttcattccttttttctttatatatataaatatgtgtgtatgtgtgtgtatatatataattttaacacaaaaaaataattattcaacctttttttctttttagatttaaaaaccAAACTCAAGTCAACTTGCATGGTCCTATAAAGATATTTAATCGGGTAATACATATAGCATTTAttgtcatttttaatttccttctcccttcttgatttgttttgtcaataaataaaaggtcAAATTCTTCTATGaccatatatatgtatatatattagagCAAACATTACAATCTTAACACTATAGTTTAATTTGGGTCTATAATAGAATTTTCATTGGACAAAATAAGAGAATGCCCTTCAtcttattttgacttttttttctaacccTTTTACATAAacacaagttttttttagtatttgatttaataaagTATAGATAATGTCTTTAAgtactttttttagaaatcGATCACTTTAATTGTTTGTATAAATAGATTGTGGAGTTTGGTCAGAAAAATATTACTGAAAATAATATCATTTGTACTATGTTTGATTGTAATATAATGtgaaataatagaataatCTTTTGAAGGTAAGGTCTCTGCACCCACCTTTAACAACAATAGTTCTTTGGTGTCAAAATTtaagctattttttaaaagtaattatgtGATAGCTTATGCTATTACTTTGAATCCTAAGACTTTtctctagttttttttatatggttGGACTTGTGTCCCCTCTCATTAAAAGGAGTGACACCATTGATggtcctttttttctttctttcttttttttttttgtcccaTATTACAATCTAACGAGTAATTAAAACACTTGCTTCATCTTTTAACAAAGAGAACAAggatatatacatattttatacGAAGAgggaagaagttgaagaaaagatTATCATGTGACAACGCTAAATTAACTATTAGTAATATAAACATCTAATAGTTAGGTGAAGTTTAGGATGTACCTATCTTTTGTATTCTACACTTCTCTGCcacacaattaaaaaaaaagataatttaaaaaataaatgtagaATTGATTTACCTTCTAATGAATATTTTCTTGCAATTATGTGAAATTTTATCTAGCTTTCCACCTTGTGCTTGATCTTGCGAGGGATTCTTTGAGTTTGTTatatatgatgagggtgcaTGCAATGAATCGGTTAGCCTAGTCAATGGTggattcatatttttttttttgttgacgTGAAGTTATAGtctaataaaaatagttgaaaagaaaataaaaaagaattgagcTTAAACTTAGGTCaagaaaatgttatatataatacacTTTTACcactaaaaattaatttatagtattattattaatttcgtttatatatataaataaagctTGAGAAAGAGTTGAACCCTCTAGACTTACTAAATTCATTGCTGAACTTAGTTCAAATGTTCGAGTGCATCCAAAATCAATTCATCTTCATTATTCCTTGGttcactattttaaaaatagatacgTAGTTCACTTTAATCGAATTTATAATATCTTGATTTTTGTTGTctgttatattattttaatttggtcaTGTGtttacccttttcttttatattctcCATAACTATTTGTATGAGTAGTTAAGGAGGTGATCAATcatttagaaatatttattaataataaggACCTATTTAGAAATACTATCCATTATTCCACATTTAATGTACTAACCAAAAGaatgtatttaaattaaataaagcaGAATATAAGTGATTAATTATAACTCCATCAACATATGACGACAAAATTAATAGACGTAAGTATTCTTTTAGaccattaaatataaaaataaataccaaCAACGTTGATGATTTCAatgaatttcatttcaaaatcaaattagtaacgagaataattaatatacttccatcctttttatttttttcaatataaaattgtcGATAAAATGTCGTTTTGCAATTATACTTGTATAAAAATCTTCATTGGATGTTAgtactaaatatatatctatactATATACATATTTGGATATATAGCCTTAGCCCTCAAATATTGCACAATTGCACATTGATGTTGcatgaaatttaaaatctcacatttttttttaaatttattatctaaaaaatgtattcATCCTTTGGGACCAAAGAAAATTTTGCTTTAGAATGTTAAGAACATATTGGGAAAAGTTTAGATATTTGATGAAAACTTACAAAagtcttttaaattatacttttaaaaaatacttgtaAAGGTGAGAGATAACGAGCAATAAGACACAAGTTTAACCTATGAtacctaaaaaataattatagtctatgaaaatctaaacaaacaaatgtaTAATCAAATAGAAACACGTTTAAACGAATAGAtaagaataaatttaatttaatatctaatATTTAGATCGACATATGGAGATTTTTTACTCtcaattttatagaaatatagtaaatattttaaccgTTGCGACTATGTTTATATTAATCAAGATATTGTTAACTTTTTGAgcatattttatagaaatgaCGTTATTATTCATTGTATATCGTCAAGATATAGAAGGcagtaattattattttgatcctCAATTTTAGCTTtcttaaattagaaaatgacaAACCTATCTTTTGCAAGAATTCATTCAGAAAATTTTCAccctatttaaaattatcgtttatattataatatacatAATCCCATTCATTCATTAGATTAAGAAATACAAATACTTCAAAGTTGTATTCTAATTAAGAGTCATTAGTTTTTTCTATTGCTAAAATATAATGTACTATATTATGATATTGAGCCAAAAGCTTGAAGAGATATGATATATAAATCCTCCAAATTCCCATTGGCACATCTGCTTTTgcattaataatatatataaaataaaattgttcaaCTTCAAGAATCTTTAACCTTAAACATCAAATGTAACAACTCAGGTGAGGGACattaatattctaattttctcTACTCatcatttctctttctatttaaTATAGTTTGATAATGATGATATTAAATCCCCATCAGTTTCAtacccaaaaacaaaactttattaaAGATTGGCAGTGCTTCCTTCATTTATTGCAAAATGATTTATAAAGATTAATTACCTTTGTAGTCATTGAAGAATAAAACCTGCACAACTCTACCATATAACATACCacctgaaaaaaaaatagttattattatgACTCTAACActgagatatttttttaaaaaaattgtacaattcattaaaaatttaaatgatgaaactcaaatttaatagaaaaattaaaaatatatgcaatccaagaaataaagaaaaacatatgaaaaacACTTGCTTCCAAAATTTATGGTATCTTATGCAATAAATGGAATGTCAATTAAGCTTCCTTATATGTGTATGCGAGTGactatttttcctttaatttgttttttcctaAAGAGGATTTTTATGATAAACATTGtaaacaattatataattagatttgtcatatttacttttactttacaacaatttaaatataagcAAGTctttcatcatttaaaaataataataataacaaattcatgtactacttttttcttattattattcaattaagCCATGTACTGTTTTTACACGATCAATATTACAGaagaaaattcatttatttatatatatttatttatttcaagagaaatttgttaatttaaggTCGAGTATCTGTTGGTGAGCTTTTAGAAAGGATTTAATAATAACTTGATGATTTATTAGACACGATCAAGAAGTCAAATTATTTCAAGGTTAGAAAATGTTTGGTAAGTTGGATAATTTGAAAGAGTTGGATTggatgaataaaaaaaaatcaactcatactttaggtcatcaataattaaaGAGATATCGTTATTTCTGATTTAGTTATTCATGTTAACTCTTCCATTTACTTCTctgtaattatatttataccaatccaatttaaactatttgtttCTATGGCTAACCAAACTCCCCCTAGAGGATGAGAAGCTTTAGTATGTATTAAATAAgtgaaataaaagaataatgcagtataaaaattttaaaatacaattataagttgaaattataaattatataaactttaaattttataccaATAAGCCCATATATTTTTAACGCAAAATTggaactaaattttttattgaaatttatgttgCATATAAGagtttatttctaaaaattttgaatgtatGAAGTATGTATTCTTGTAAGTTAAGAAACCAAATAAACATgcataaaagttaaaagttaacCGCTAAACCTCTAACTTCATATAATAGAAATTAAGGTATCAACTTAGTTGAGATGTCTTAGTGCAACTATTAATTCatattgtaatttgtttttcaaaataactaaacttataattttagGTAATTGAGTGTAATTTTACCTGCACTAATACACTAAATCCCATCAAAACTTCACGGTTAAGTATGCTTAGATGAGAGTTGTACTAAATTGGGTGACCACttgaaaatttattgtgtTACACTCTCTTTAAGATATAACTTTGGATAATTGCTTTTAGTGATAAATGAATCActagtaaaaaatatttacaaatatagcaaaacatCATTTCCCACTAACAACAATAGACATCGATACACAGTAAATACTAATCTATCGATATATATCACttataaatagtaaatttcTTGTTATATGCgtaaataaattgattcatTTATACATTCCACTTAATTAACCTAAATATACAAGGTTGAAAATAgacataaatttgaaagtgaGAGCATAGTAAATGGTGTAATTTAGtaataatcataaaagaaaaaaaaaaagagtatgaagaagatgtatatatatatatggttggGAAGGGTTTAGTTGGAAAAGGTAGGAGGTGGTTTGAGGgagattttttattattattattatttataaaaagacaATAAATGGGTTAGAAATTGGAATGTTAAAAAGCTttggaaagaataaaataaaaaaatcgagaaaagaaaaagaatagaaaaaaatagagcgTTGTTTGGTAGCCGTCATTCATTGCACTAAACTTCTCCTACACCTAGGGCACAATTAAACACCAACAACAATTAaacagttttttcttttttcttttttcaaaaatgaaattaatagatataaattattttctcttggtgtgtgtgtgtgtgtgtgtatagcAATTACGCCATTTTCAGCCACCATTAAATGCAATCCCACCTTCTCACTACCCTCTGCAATTACTCTTTTCCTCTCCACACACACCCACTTTTTCTCCCaattctcttttcctctcaacttaattttcaacacTTCACTCCCACAAACATACAAACACAcaaacaaattcttttttttctccttcttcttcttctttgttcttcaCAACTTTAATTACTTGTGTCTTTGATCtaggtttcttcttctttttcctggGGGGGAGGGGGGTCTTGTTTCATGAATTAACATTTGTTGGTAATTTTGTGTATTATTGTGCTTTTGTGAAGTATATAGTTAGATTTGAtctccttttttgttttagaattctctttaattatctttttcaaGCAGATaggagggaaaagaaaagcagTTTAGAAGATCCAAAAAGTGAATTATCTgtcaaagagaaaaaaaaaagttcactttACTTGTGAGAGAATCtccaaaaagttgaaagaagtaaacccttttttttaataatttttttccctccccatcataaaataaaatgaagtattttctctagaaagaaaaaataaaaagaaagattgtattttttttatatataaaaaaatcaattgagaagaaaatgcCAGCCGGAATGATGATTCCAGCGAGAAACACAGCGTCGTCCATGATCggaagaaatggaaatgtTGGAATTTTTGGGTCCCCAGCCAGCCTTGTTCTTGGTCAGGTCAGTATTTAATTCAACACccaatttcataaatatattaattatttatcgATAAAATCACTTGTTGATACAAAAGTTTAATCGATATGGAGCTCTATACAGGAGCTGCAGGGAATAGAAATGGGAGAAAATGAATATGGAAGAATGAGAGAAACAGAAGAGTTTGAAAGTGGAACAAAATCAAGTAGTGAGAATCATGAGGTTGGTTCCGGTGATGACCAACTCAATAACCAACGCCCCAACAAGAAAAAGCGTTACCACCGCCACACTCAGCATCAGATCCAACAAATGGAAGCGTAAGTATACtgtatttgtaatttcatctctttttacTTACTTACCATTTTTAACTCAAAACGCACACATAACTAATTGGATTCAAGTAAGTAATTCAGAAATACTTAAGGATGTCCAACTaacaaagaaaagtaaataatacaaaatttgacaTATGTCTATggaatcataaattttaatagaCATAGAGATCATgtttaattgtaatttaatgACTATCctcttttactttctaatttaccattttatattaactccacttaaattttaatgttgaaGGCTCCTCGATCTCTTCTTGTTCGAGTATTCAACGTATTTGAGAATGATTGGAAATCATTTTCCATGATtagaaaaatactaaattaattatagtaaGTGAGTATGGTTTGGAGcgattttaataatattaaaaaccACTCACAAATTTGCACTAATCCTATATTTAACAAAACTCTaaactctaatttttttttttttctgttttgtatATGgagaatttatgaaattagttGGAAAGTTGAaggatatatatgtatgaaaacacatattttaacaagttattatatagtgagcattattattattgtccaaaaaatgagaagattTTGGTGGGTGGgcttatgtatttatttatttattgggtAAAATAGGTTTTTCAAGGAATGCCCTCACCCAGATGACAAGCAAAGGAAGGAGCTAAGTAGGGAGTTGAATTTAGAGCCATTGCAAGTCAAGTTCTGGTTCCAAAACAAGAGAACTCAGATGAAGGTATTACacgatttctttttctttttctttttttttctattattaatgttgttaattattaataaataaatattataatgtaatgTGTAATGTAATATGCAGACACATCATGAGCGACATGAAAACACACAGCTCCGAACAGAAAATGAGAAGCTAAGAGCAGATAATATGAGATATAGAGAAGCTCTAAGCAATGCCACGTGTCCCAATTGTGGAGGTCCTACCGCCATTGGAGAGATGTCCTTTGATGAACATCATCTTAGGCTTGAAAATGCTCGCTTGAGAGAAGAGGTAAACCATTCTTCTCTGTGTTTTTTATTCACGACTGCATCTATCTTTACTCAGCACGTTTACATTCGAATCTATTGTGTCATGtgtaatatttcttttttgtcaattaaaatattgttttcaaatactttttattccttgattttgaaagaaatgcAAGAAGATGGATGGATGTTGGTGCAACCctcaattttaaacattttgttttgttttttaagtaagtgtttcaatatttttaaattttaaattttaagaaacaaaatataattagtaatgcaattttttctattgaaaattttgctaagtttaattttagaaaactaaGCATAAATGGCTAACcaataaaatctaaactaaCTTATTGAAGTGTGAACTAattcttttatcaatatattaaaactCTCTCACTTGTGTGGTCTTTGGAATTTACACAATATACCTTCCCTGCACACTTCCAAGTGATATTAGGGTAAATTATGTTGCTTAAAAAGatgttaaactttttttattcacttCTCTTGCCCAAATGCTAAACTTGAGTTTAGCAATTGTAAATTTTCTATgatattattgaataataacTTAAATCTTTTCGATACTGAATAGACAAACAACTGCAGACTCaacaaaggaaagaaaagaactcaaatatgaaaaagaaaaaaaatatataaaaggcAAATACTGCAATGATTTAAgagtttaataatttattaaataatttgcaTCACGCAGATCGATCGAATTTCAGCCATAGCAGCAAAATACGTTGGAAAGCCAGTATCAAACTACCCTCTTCTTTCCACACCAATCCCTTCACGTCCTCTAGAACTTGGAATGGGAAGCTATGGAGGCCACGATTTGGGCCTTGGACCGGGAGGCGGGGACATGTTCGGGGCAGCGGACCTTCTAAGGACCATAAGTGCACCATCAGAGGCGGACAAGCCGGTAATCATCGAGCTAGCGGTTGCAGCAATGGAGGAGCTGGTCAGAATGGCTCAGATGGGTGAGCCACTGTGGATGACAGGGGTTGATGGGTCAACGAATGAGCTTAATGAAGAGGAATATGTTAGAAGCTTTCCAAGAGGAATTGGTCCTAAGCCATCTGGGTTTAGCTGTGAAGCTTCTCGTGCTACTGCTGTTGTCATTATGAATCACATTAGCCTCGTTGAGATGCTCATGGATGtggtaaattaattaacctcATTCTTAAccctttcttctctcttgaTTGGCATAGTTTAACATTGTATTATCAAACAAAAGGTCTTACATTATTTCCTtcctaattaataatgaatttCACTTGTTTTTTTCGCGTGAAAGTGTGATAGAACAACGTtgatacaataataaatttgttgataaCCATAATAATCACAGTAATATCTGGTGCTTGTTCccattatttgtgtttttgggTTTGTCAGAATCAATGGTCAACAACATTCACAGGGATTGTGTCAAGAGCTATGACATTAGAAGTATTATCAACCGGCGTTGCTGGAAACTACAACGGAGCATTACAAgtggtaattaattaatttaatttattaaatatataatatatactttaattgTCTATTAGTATATAGTttctaataatatatgtaatttatttCTATTGATGATCAGATGACATCCGAATTGCAAGTGCCTTCTCCACTAGTTCCAACTCGGGAGAGCTATTTTGTGAGGTACTGTAAACAACATGGTGAGGGAACATGGGCTGTTGTCGACGTTTCCTTAGACACTTTACGCCCAGCTCCTGCTCTTAGATGTAGAAGAAGGCCATCCGGCTGCTTAATCCAAGAAATGCCCAATGGTTATTCTAAggtaattattattcttttatgaatagttgagatatttttactatatatagtagtagaaatatattaaatgttttctaataattaatcattagATGTAATTTAAGTTTCTGAGAATTAGGCCCTAAATTTGGTTTGTGTGTTttgaatgatatatatatataggttacATGGGTTGAGCATGTTGAGGTGGATGATCGTGGTGTCCACAGTTTATACAACCAGCTAGTTAGCTCTGGCCACGCGTTCGGCGCAAAGCGTTGGATTGCCACGTTGGATCGTCAGTGTGAACGACTCGCCAGCGCCATGGCCACCAGTATTATTCCTAATGGCGATGCTGGAGGTATAGTTTCTGAACGATCATGCATGcatgattttaatatattgtttctCTCTTACCGCACATCATCAAGTTAGCCATAGCTAGCATGCATTAAAACTGTGAATCACACACATTGTCTATCTAATCTATGAATTGTCACTTTAATATGTTGTGTTTGATGTGAAAGGCGCTAAGTAGTGttgttaatgatgaaaaaatttatatataatatcagTGATAACAAAtcaagaaggaagaaagagcATGTTGAAGCTGGCAGAGAGAATGGTGATGAGCTTTTGCGGTGGAGTGAGCGCGTCGACAACACACACTTGGACGACTCTGTCGGGAACCGGAGCTGACGACGTTCGAGTTATGACGAGAAAGAGCGTTGACGATCCCGGCAGACCATCCGGCATTGTCCTCAGCGCAGCCACTTCCTTTTGGCTGCCTCTTCCTCCCAACAGAGTCTTCCATTTTCTCAGAGATGAAAATTCTCGTAATGAGGTATGTATTTTTACTTCCTATAATGGAGAAATTGACcagtttaattaataatgtgtCTGTACATTGTACAATATTATAGGATCCTGAAATTTAGTCATACTCTTAAAACATCcaattctaataaaataaaatgcaaaGTCTATGgatattaaatgtttatattttttttcttcttcttgtgaATCAAATGTTATAAGGTGtgtaatataattgttatgtGTGCTTATACTAATAATAGATGGTGATTAATTGCTAATTATAGATTGTTCAACAcatgtatttaaatttaactataaataaaacttCATATATTACAGTGGGATATTCTTTCAAATGGTGGAGTTGTTCAAGAAATGGCTCACATTGCCAATGGCCGTGACACAGGCAATTGTGTTTCCTTACTACGAGTTAACGTAAGTTTTCCTTAACAAACTTCCTAAATGATAAAGTTATTAAGTAGGATGATAGAATACTTACGGTTTTTTGGAAtttgtctaattattattattttttgtttgtttgtaaaattttagagtGCAAATTCAAGCCAAAGTAACATGTTAATATTACAAGAAAGCAGCACAGATCAAACAGCCTCATTCGTGATATACGCACCGGTGGACATTGTGTCAATCAACGTGGTGCTAAACGGGGGAGATCCCGATTATGTGGCTCTTCTGCCATCTGGATTTGCTATTCTTCCCGACGGAAGCACGGCGTCAAGCGGGGGGGCCAATGGCGTGGGGGAACATGGGTCCGGTGGGTCGCTTTTAACGGTGGCGTTTCAGATATTGGTTGACTCGGTTCCCACAGCAAAATTATCTCTTGGGTCAGTTGCGACGGTCAACAATCTCATTGCATGTACGGTTGAGAGAATTAAAGCCTCTTTGTCATGCGACAATCCTTAAACCGTAAGTCATCAAAATTCTCTCTTTCACATTTCATTGCAATTTCTTTCACCTTACGccatgctttctttttctcttttcttttttctattaaatttcaagtttagtccctcttcaatttttaaaaatgtttatttctCACTAATAGTCTATCTTGGTggatttgtaattattttttagttagttttttcattttaaacaatttttttacatttttaataaaattaaaattataaaaattagttGATTTAAGTGGATAAAATcttctattttatgtttaatatatgGATCCTGTGTgttccaattttgttttaaaatattaccaaaatttagggaataaatttgtaatttttaaattttagagatttaaatagataaaaaaaaaaaaaaaaactcaaaatgtaCCGTCtagaattaattttgtaatttaactttaatagaggaatcttttaagtttaagtaatattttatgtagtaatttctaatttggttaattatataatattcttACTTTCAAATCATTCATTTCTTACCAAATACACcaagcttcttttttttttttttttttttgtaagcctcccttcatttatttatttttcaatcataATACTACATTCAATAGAAAAGTTTAAAGTAGAATTGTTAAGGATGTAAGCTGAAAATACAGATTTAAACCCATTGTTTTAAATCCattaagatttgaaattaatgacaaGTAGGATGTTCACTGTAGCCAAGTACTTATTAGAGCAATTCAACTTTATCCTCttaaattctatcaaacaATAATCCAACCATTTagtactttatatatatatgtatggtGACAATAATTGAAGTTGAGGTTTAAATGAATTTGCAGAGAAGGAGAAAGATAAG
Coding sequences within:
- the LOC101219415 gene encoding homeobox-leucine zipper protein HDG2, with product MPAGMMIPARNTASSMIGRNGNVGIFGSPASLVLGQELQGIEMGENEYGRMRETEEFESGTKSSSENHEVGSGDDQLNNQRPNKKKRYHRHTQHQIQQMEAFFKECPHPDDKQRKELSRELNLEPLQVKFWFQNKRTQMKTHHERHENTQLRTENEKLRADNMRYREALSNATCPNCGGPTAIGEMSFDEHHLRLENARLREEIDRISAIAAKYVGKPVSNYPLLSTPIPSRPLELGMGSYGGHDLGLGPGGGDMFGAADLLRTISAPSEADKPVIIELAVAAMEELVRMAQMGEPLWMTGVDGSTNELNEEEYVRSFPRGIGPKPSGFSCEASRATAVVIMNHISLVEMLMDVNQWSTTFTGIVSRAMTLEVLSTGVAGNYNGALQVMTSELQVPSPLVPTRESYFVRYCKQHGEGTWAVVDVSLDTLRPAPALRCRRRPSGCLIQEMPNGYSKVTWVEHVEVDDRGVHSLYNQLVSSGHAFGAKRWIATLDRQCERLASAMATSIIPNGDAGVITNQEGRKSMLKLAERMVMSFCGGVSASTTHTWTTLSGTGADDVRVMTRKSVDDPGRPSGIVLSAATSFWLPLPPNRVFHFLRDENSRNEWDILSNGGVVQEMAHIANGRDTGNCVSLLRVNSANSSQSNMLILQESSTDQTASFVIYAPVDIVSINVVLNGGDPDYVALLPSGFAILPDGSTASSGGANGVGEHGSGGSLLTVAFQILVDSVPTAKLSLGSVATVNNLIACTVERIKASLSCDNP